In Luteimonas sp. MC1750, the following proteins share a genomic window:
- a CDS encoding TonB-dependent receptor, which translates to MSNRTTFRRSRLSAALFAAIALPATGIAFAQDAEQEAPANEAAAESATDLDRVTVTGSRISRAGFVTPSPVTAITAEEIRTTGAVNIGDLMTKLPALSPNYTLGNSTRFIGTAGLGLLDLRGMGTARTLVLVNGRRHVGSSPGSTAVDVNTIPTEWIERVEVITGGASAVYGADAVAGVVNFILKRSFDGFELRGQTGQASEGGFDRSFLSFSGGSDFAEGRGSAAFSLEYSKQDRFGRGDRSIGREYRVSVPNPNFDPSQPPSPSNPQTVISGPGGNHAISYGGTFTIGSFNPANPATWANRYIFDTDGSFRRNRYDGTVVSASSCVDCDFADLNAVADLQPAFDRFSFNTAINFDINDNHRLFFEGKYSKTESQFFGQPSFDQPIRIRRDNAYISPELGALMDASAIPTLDGQKILQVSRFNVDAGRRGEDVERQTTRAVIGLEGFFGENWSYETSANYGQTTISRLNVNNRINERWHAGMDAVRDPATGNIVCRTTLNPNALNPHTGTVYSTFARTGCVPFSTFGNGAISPEAAAWFNTDSLNTSKLEQQVLTASVSNSALFTLPAGDVGFAGGVEYRKERSQENTDPLAALGLTFLNAIPSRGGEYDVTELFAETTIPVLADLPGVERLAIDLAGRYSDYSTIGSAVTWNVGLDWTIIPSLRFRATHAQAVRAPSIGELFNPQSQNFATINDPCNYLTTNSNRPNTAPDVALRQANCTALGIPVGWVDTYSANRPGVSGGNPNLAEEEAESVSFGFVWQPEFVEGLGVSVDYWRITLHDAIGAVTAQTNATRCVDSPGGIDNKFCSFITRAPAGGYTDPQGRDFPAYSITNWIALNENLAKSRRVGVDLEVDYRFEAFGGNSTLRFVGTRLIQSREWAFQDFPDEFLEYVTYVQDPRWRAQLNGTYRRGNWRGSWDLNYVDGNLRVTPASYSSNPGSTSPIRNGSWVYHNMQVGYKFADSGLDLYLGVDNVFDKDPPLNYFGADIPSALYDNIGRFIYVGATYKF; encoded by the coding sequence ATGTCCAACCGCACCACTTTCAGGCGCAGCCGCCTGAGCGCGGCCTTGTTCGCCGCCATCGCACTGCCTGCCACCGGAATCGCATTCGCGCAGGATGCTGAGCAGGAGGCGCCCGCCAACGAGGCCGCCGCCGAGTCCGCGACCGACCTCGACCGCGTCACGGTCACGGGTTCGCGTATTTCGCGCGCCGGTTTCGTGACCCCGTCACCGGTCACCGCGATCACCGCCGAAGAGATCCGCACCACCGGCGCGGTGAACATCGGCGACCTGATGACCAAGCTGCCTGCGCTGTCGCCCAACTACACCCTGGGCAACTCGACGCGCTTCATCGGCACCGCGGGCCTTGGCCTGCTCGACCTGCGCGGAATGGGCACGGCGCGGACCCTGGTCCTCGTCAACGGCCGCCGCCACGTCGGCTCCAGCCCGGGCTCGACCGCGGTCGACGTCAACACGATCCCCACCGAGTGGATCGAGCGCGTGGAAGTGATCACCGGCGGCGCGTCGGCGGTCTACGGTGCGGACGCCGTCGCAGGCGTGGTGAACTTCATCCTCAAGCGGTCCTTCGACGGCTTCGAGCTGCGCGGCCAGACCGGCCAGGCCTCCGAGGGCGGCTTCGACCGCTCGTTCCTGAGCTTCTCCGGCGGCAGCGACTTCGCCGAAGGCCGCGGCTCGGCGGCGTTCTCGCTTGAATACAGCAAGCAGGACCGCTTCGGCCGCGGCGACCGGAGCATCGGCCGCGAGTACCGCGTCTCGGTGCCCAACCCGAACTTCGATCCGTCGCAGCCGCCCAGCCCGAGCAACCCGCAGACCGTGATTTCGGGCCCGGGTGGCAACCACGCCATTTCCTACGGCGGCACCTTCACGATCGGCAGCTTCAACCCGGCCAACCCGGCGACCTGGGCCAACCGCTACATCTTCGACACCGACGGCAGCTTCCGCCGGAACCGCTACGACGGCACCGTCGTCAGCGCCAGCTCCTGCGTCGACTGCGACTTCGCCGACCTCAATGCCGTGGCCGACCTGCAGCCGGCATTCGACCGCTTCAGCTTCAACACGGCGATCAACTTCGACATCAACGACAACCACCGGCTGTTCTTCGAAGGCAAGTACAGCAAGACCGAGTCGCAGTTCTTCGGCCAGCCGTCATTCGACCAGCCGATCCGCATCCGCCGCGACAACGCCTACATCTCGCCCGAACTGGGCGCGCTGATGGACGCGTCGGCGATCCCGACGCTCGACGGGCAGAAGATCCTGCAGGTGTCGCGCTTCAACGTCGACGCGGGCCGCCGCGGCGAGGACGTGGAGCGCCAGACCACGCGCGCGGTCATCGGCCTGGAAGGCTTCTTCGGCGAGAACTGGAGCTACGAGACCTCGGCCAACTACGGCCAGACCACCATCTCGCGCCTCAACGTCAACAACCGCATCAACGAGCGCTGGCACGCCGGCATGGACGCGGTTCGCGACCCGGCGACCGGCAACATCGTCTGCCGCACCACCCTCAACCCGAATGCGCTGAACCCGCATACCGGCACGGTCTACTCCACCTTCGCCCGCACCGGCTGCGTGCCCTTCAGCACCTTCGGCAACGGCGCGATCAGCCCCGAAGCCGCGGCGTGGTTCAACACGGACTCGCTCAACACCTCCAAGCTCGAGCAGCAGGTGCTGACCGCGTCGGTGTCCAACAGCGCGCTGTTCACGCTGCCGGCCGGTGACGTCGGCTTCGCCGGCGGCGTCGAGTACCGCAAGGAACGCAGCCAGGAGAACACCGATCCGCTGGCGGCCCTGGGCCTGACCTTCCTCAACGCCATCCCGAGCCGCGGCGGCGAGTACGACGTGACCGAGCTGTTCGCCGAGACCACGATCCCGGTGCTGGCCGACCTCCCGGGCGTCGAGCGCCTGGCGATCGACCTGGCCGGCCGCTACTCGGACTACAGCACCATCGGTTCGGCGGTGACCTGGAACGTGGGCCTCGACTGGACGATCATCCCGTCGCTGCGCTTCCGCGCCACCCACGCGCAGGCGGTCCGCGCGCCGAGCATCGGCGAGCTGTTCAACCCGCAGTCGCAGAACTTCGCGACCATCAACGACCCCTGCAACTACCTGACCACCAACTCCAACCGCCCGAACACGGCGCCTGACGTGGCACTGCGCCAGGCCAACTGCACGGCGCTGGGCATCCCGGTGGGCTGGGTCGACACCTACTCGGCGAACCGCCCCGGCGTGAGCGGCGGCAACCCGAACCTGGCCGAGGAAGAGGCGGAGTCGGTGTCGTTCGGCTTCGTCTGGCAGCCGGAGTTCGTCGAAGGCCTGGGCGTCTCGGTCGACTACTGGCGCATCACCCTGCACGACGCGATCGGCGCCGTCACCGCGCAGACCAACGCGACCCGCTGCGTGGACTCGCCCGGCGGCATCGACAACAAGTTCTGCAGCTTCATCACCCGCGCACCGGCCGGCGGCTACACCGATCCGCAGGGGCGGGACTTCCCGGCGTACAGCATCACCAACTGGATCGCGCTCAACGAGAACCTGGCCAAGTCCCGCCGCGTCGGCGTCGACCTCGAGGTCGACTACCGCTTCGAGGCGTTCGGCGGCAACAGCACGCTCCGCTTCGTCGGCACGCGCCTGATCCAGTCGCGCGAGTGGGCGTTCCAGGACTTCCCGGACGAGTTCCTCGAGTACGTGACCTACGTGCAGGATCCCCGCTGGCGCGCGCAGCTCAACGGCACCTACCGCCGTGGCAACTGGCGCGGGTCGTGGGACCTGAACTACGTGGACGGCAACCTCCGCGTGACCCCGGCGAGCTACAGCTCCAACCCGGGTTCCACGAGCCCGATCCGCAACGGTTCGTGGGTCTATCACAACATGCAGGTGGGCTACAAGTTCGCCGACAGCGGGCTTGACCTGTACCTGGGCGTCGACAACGTGTTCGACAAGGATCCGCCGCTGAACTACTTCGGCGCCGACATCCCGAGCGCGCTGTACGACAACATCGGTCGCTTCATCTACGTGGGCGCGACCTACAAGTTCTGA
- a CDS encoding DUF2147 domain-containing protein, with product MRKTFLCGALLAVAILATSGASAQANGATGRWKTIDDQTGKAKSIVEITQAANGTLTGRIVELLDPSRPNPTCDKCKDDRKDKPITGMEIIRGMKVDGAAWSGGTILKPDEGKVYKSKMELVENGAKLKVSGCVAFICKSQLWERQPAARQAP from the coding sequence ATGCGCAAGACCTTCCTTTGCGGTGCCCTGCTCGCCGTTGCCATCCTGGCCACTTCCGGCGCCAGCGCACAGGCGAACGGCGCCACCGGGCGCTGGAAGACCATCGACGACCAGACCGGCAAGGCGAAGTCGATCGTCGAGATCACCCAGGCCGCGAACGGCACGCTTACGGGCCGCATCGTCGAACTGCTCGATCCGAGCCGGCCGAACCCGACCTGCGACAAGTGCAAGGACGACCGCAAGGACAAGCCGATCACCGGGATGGAGATCATCCGCGGCATGAAGGTCGATGGCGCGGCCTGGTCCGGCGGCACCATCCTCAAGCCCGACGAGGGCAAGGTGTACAAGTCGAAGATGGAGCTGGTGGAGAACGGTGCCAAGCTCAAGGTGTCCGGCTGCGTCGCCTTCATCTGCAAGTCGCAGCTGTGGGAACGCCAACCCGCCGCGCGGCAGGCTCCGTAA
- the apbC gene encoding iron-sulfur cluster carrier protein ApbC: MSTSNPSARGAPRIPAHAVQASLKPLPRIRNIIAVGSGKGGVGKSTTAVNLALALAADGTRVGILDADVYGPSIPTMLGLSGRPESPDNKSILPMRAHGIEAMSIGLLVEQDTPMIWRGPMATSALTQLLNDTLWGGEEGLDYLIVDLPPGTGDIQLTLAQKIPVAGAIIVTTPQDVATLDARKGLKMFEKVEVAVLGLVENMAVHVCTQCGHAEHVFGEGGGARMAEQYGVPLLGSLPLERSIREQGDAGTPVVLAAPDSPAAAAYRQLAANVAAELAKRPRAPAAISASLL; this comes from the coding sequence TTGTCCACCAGTAACCCGTCCGCCAGGGGAGCCCCCCGCATCCCCGCCCATGCCGTGCAGGCGAGCCTCAAGCCCCTGCCGCGGATCCGCAACATCATCGCCGTGGGATCCGGCAAGGGCGGCGTCGGCAAGTCGACCACCGCGGTCAACCTGGCGCTCGCGCTCGCGGCCGATGGCACGCGCGTGGGCATCCTCGATGCCGACGTCTACGGCCCCAGTATCCCGACCATGCTCGGCCTGTCGGGCCGCCCGGAAAGCCCGGACAACAAGTCGATCCTGCCGATGCGCGCGCACGGCATCGAGGCGATGTCGATCGGGCTGCTGGTGGAGCAGGACACGCCGATGATCTGGCGCGGTCCAATGGCCACCTCGGCGCTCACCCAGCTGCTCAACGACACGCTGTGGGGCGGCGAGGAGGGCCTCGACTACCTCATCGTCGACCTGCCTCCGGGCACCGGCGACATCCAGCTGACGCTCGCGCAGAAGATTCCTGTCGCCGGCGCGATCATCGTCACCACGCCCCAGGACGTGGCCACGCTGGACGCGCGCAAGGGCCTGAAGATGTTCGAGAAGGTCGAGGTCGCGGTGCTGGGCCTGGTGGAGAACATGGCCGTGCACGTCTGTACGCAGTGCGGCCACGCCGAGCACGTCTTCGGCGAAGGCGGCGGCGCGCGCATGGCCGAACAGTACGGCGTGCCACTGCTGGGCTCGCTGCCGCTGGAGCGCAGCATCCGCGAGCAGGGCGATGCCGGCACGCCGGTGGTCCTGGCGGCGCCGGATTCCCCTGCCGCCGCGGCCTACCGGCAGCTGGCCGCCAACGTCGCCGCGGAGCTTGCGAAGCGTCCGCGCGCGCCCGCGGCGATCTCCGCGTCGCTGCTGTAG
- the dcd gene encoding dCTP deaminase: MSIKSDRWIRRMVEEQGMIEPFEPGQVKFSDKGGAGGERIVSYGTSSYGYDVRCSREFKIFTNINSTIVDPKHFDPKSFVDIEADECIIPPNSFALARTVEYFRIPRDTLVVCLGKSTYARCGIIVNVTPLEPEWEGHVTLEFSNTTPLPARIYANEGVAQMLFFQSDADDVCETSYRDRGGKYQGQTGVTLPRT, encoded by the coding sequence ATGAGCATCAAGTCCGACCGCTGGATCCGCCGCATGGTCGAGGAGCAGGGCATGATCGAGCCCTTCGAGCCCGGCCAGGTCAAGTTCTCCGACAAGGGCGGCGCCGGCGGCGAGCGCATCGTCAGCTACGGCACCTCGAGCTACGGCTACGACGTGCGCTGCTCGCGCGAGTTCAAGATCTTCACCAACATCAACTCGACGATCGTCGACCCCAAGCACTTCGACCCCAAGAGCTTCGTCGACATCGAGGCGGACGAATGCATCATCCCGCCGAACTCGTTCGCGCTGGCGCGCACGGTCGAGTACTTCCGCATCCCGCGCGACACCCTGGTGGTGTGCCTGGGCAAGAGCACGTACGCGCGCTGCGGGATCATCGTCAACGTGACCCCGCTCGAGCCCGAGTGGGAAGGCCACGTGACGCTGGAGTTCAGCAACACTACGCCGCTGCCCGCGCGCATCTACGCCAACGAGGGCGTTGCGCAGATGCTGTTCTTCCAGTCCGATGCCGACGACGTCTGCGAGACCTCGTACCGCGACCGCGGCGGCAAGTACCAGGGCCAGACCGGCGTCACCCTGCCGCGCACCTGA
- a CDS encoding HIT family protein, with protein MPRRKQQPSEPHAMHPQLAADSHPVATLALCDLQLMDDDNYPWLVLVPRVPGARELTDLDPAQRATLMEEIARCEQLLLDVVQPHKLNVAALGNLVPQLHVHVIARFEHDPAWPAPVWGRVASRPYAPEALVARVRDLQAALLQD; from the coding sequence ATGCCCAGGCGCAAGCAGCAGCCATCCGAACCGCACGCGATGCATCCCCAGCTCGCCGCCGACAGCCATCCGGTCGCGACCCTGGCGCTGTGCGACCTGCAGCTGATGGACGACGACAACTATCCGTGGCTGGTGCTGGTGCCGCGCGTGCCCGGCGCGCGTGAGCTCACCGACCTCGACCCCGCCCAGCGCGCCACGCTGATGGAGGAGATCGCGCGCTGCGAGCAGTTGCTGCTCGACGTGGTCCAGCCGCACAAGCTCAACGTCGCCGCGCTCGGCAACCTGGTGCCGCAGCTGCACGTGCACGTGATCGCGCGCTTCGAACACGATCCGGCCTGGCCGGCGCCGGTCTGGGGCCGCGTCGCCTCGCGACCCTATGCCCCCGAGGCGCTGGTGGCGCGGGTGCGTGACCTGCAGGCGGCGCTCCTGCAGGACTGA